The DNA region TACTACGACGCGGCGGGCCTGCCGACGTACGCGTTCCACCACGACATGACGTTCTCGTACAACTGCAAGGTCGTGACCAAGCTCACGCACCGCCCGTGGTACGAGATCTTCCAGCCGCAGTACAGTTTCAACGGCTACGTCGCGAACAGCGTCAGCCCCACCGGCCACAAGAAGGGCACGGCAACGGCGCAGGGACGATTCGGGATCTGCCAGACCACGGTCGGCAGCGTCTGTCTGCTCGAGCGGGATCCCAGTATCGTCTGGCACGTGGACTTCACGGGAAAGGCGTATGCAAAGGCTACGCCCTAGTTTTGGGCACCTCCGCCCCGCCACCGTGATCGCGGTGGCGGGGCTGGTGCTGTCCGCAGGCACCCCCGCGAACGCTGTGAGCGCGCCGACCCTGGTCCGCGCCACGACGATCGCGGGCACCGCGACCGAGCCGCTCGTCACGGGCGACTGGGTCGCCACCAAGGGGGTCTGGGGCCTCGACCTCGACAGCGTTGCGCCTCTCGGCGGCGCCACGACGATCACGTCGGCCTGGCGATCCCCGACGTTCACGGCGCGCGCAGGCCAGGTGGTGTTCGCGAGCCGTATCGCGGTGAAGCAGGAGCCTCTTCCCGGCCCGTACGAGTACGTCAACGAAGCCCGCCTGTGCATCGGTCGCACGTGTTACCAGTGGATGAGCGAGACGAACGACGCGGTACCCGCTTGGGTGAGTCCCTCGACGCTGCCGTACCAGATCGAGTTCGGTCATGGCCTGACCGTTACGTGGCGGGCACGAACGATGCCTCTGCGCGTCGAGTGGCGTTATCGCCAGCACCAACGTGACGGCAACTACGCCCGGACGACGTTGCGCGTCGCCGCCGGCGCCGCCGCGAAGTCGGTGTGACGCCGACGACGGAGCCGATGCCACGCCCGCTCGGCGTCCTCGTCGCGGTCCACGCGATGGCGGCGGTCGTATCGGTCCTGCTCGTCGCGGCGCTGGTGTCGGGAGACGGTGACGTACGCCGCCCTGACTGGCTCGAGCCGACCGGTCGCGCGGTCGCCGCGGCGCTCGTGCTCCTGGCGGCGTACGGAACGGCGGCGTGGCTGCTGTACCGGCGCAGGCGGGCCGGGCTGGCGCTCGCGGCGCTGCTCGCGGCGGCGGGCCTCATCGCCGGTGTCGTCGGCCTGCGAGGTCCGCTGCTCGTCAACGTCGCGATCCTCGCGCTCGTGGCGCTCCCGTCAGTTCGCGCCGCCGCGCACTGACCTCGTGCGCAACGCCACGCGGCGCGAGGGCGCGCAGCTCCGCGGCGTACTCCAGCTGTACGCCACGAGGTCGGCATACGCCGCGCACGCGTGCGCGCACCGGACGTCGGCGTGGGTGACGGTGCTCACCTCGATCGCCTCCGCCCGCCGGCGCGCGGGGCGCCGCGCACGGGGCCTGTGGCGAGGGCGCGCATGAGGGCACCGTTGCCCGCGGCGTGCGCCTCGCCCGCCCGCTCGGCCGCGTCGGCGCGGCATTGGCGAGGGTCCATGCCATGGCGGTACGCCGTGGGCGCGAGCGAAGGCGGGCCCGCCGACGTCGGGGGGTCGGTGTCGTACCGGGCGAGGAACGAGCTCGCGGCCGCGTCGAGGCCGTACCCCTCGGCGTACGTGCGCGAGCTCGACGGACAGGTCGGGCGCGGGCAAATGTCGGTCGCCGCCGGCGCCGCTCCCCTCTAGGGTCGTGCGCCGTGGAGGCGTACGTCACGGCGCGCGGGCTGACGAAGACGTTCGGGGAGTTCACCGCCGTCGACGGGATCGACTTCTCCGTCGCGCGCGGTGAGGCGTTCGGCTTCCTCGGCCCCAACGGCGCGGGCAAGAGCTCGACGATGCGGATGATCGGCTGCGTCTCGCCCGTGTCGTCCGGCGAGCTGCGGGTGCTCGGCATGGACCCCGCGACGCAGGGCTCCGAGATCAAGGCGCGGCTCGGCGTGGCGCCGCAGGAGGACACGCTCGACACCGAGCTGACGGTCCGCGAGAACCTCGTCCTGTACGCGCGCTACTTCGGCATCTCCCGCGCCACCGCGAAGGAGAAGGCCGACAGGCTGCTCGACTTCGTCCAGCTCACGGAGCGGGCCGACGACAAGGTGGAGCCGCTCTCGGGCGGCATGAAGCGCCGGCTCACGATCGCGCGCTCGCTCGTCAACGACCCCGAGGTGCTGCTGCTCGACGAGCCGACGACCGGCCTCGACCCGCAGGCCCGCCACGTCGTGTGGGACCGCCTCTACCGGCTCAAGCAGCAGGGCGTGACGCTCGTCCTCACCACGCACTACATGGACGAGGCCGAGCAGCTCTGCGACCGGCTGGTCATCATGGACCGCGGCAAGATCGTCGCCGAGGGCTCGCCGTGGGAGCTCATCGCGACGCACTCGAGCCGCGAGGTCCTGGAGGTACGCCTCGCCGACGGCGACGCCCCCGACCTCGCCGCGATGCTCGACGGCGTCGCGGGCCGCGTCGAGGACCTGCCGGACCGCGTCCTCGTCTACACGGACAACGGCGAGCGCGCGGCCGAGGTGCTGCACGACCGCGGCGTACGACCGGTCGCCACGCTGGTGCGCCGTTCGACCCTCGAGGACGTCTTCCTCCGGCTCACGGGCCGGACGCTGGTGGACTGACGTGGCGTCGACGTCGTACGCGCTGCGGGCGTACGAGCTCTGGTTCCTGCGGTTCAAGCGGGTGTGGCGCGGGACGGGGACGTACACGCTGTTCGGTCCGCTGCTCTATCTCGGCGCGATGGGCGCCGGCGTCGGCTCGCTCGTGACGCGGCAGGACGCGGCGAGCCTCGGCGGGGTGTCGTACCTCGCGTACATCGCCCCCGGGATGATCGCGGCCACCGCGATGCAGACCGCCGCGGGCGAGGCGTCGTGGCCGGTCATGGGCGCGATGCGCTGGATGCGCGTCTACCACGCGCAGGCCGCGACGCCGCTCGGCGTGGCGGACGTGTTCCACGGCCATCTGCTCTGGATGCTCTCCCGCGTCGCGATGACGAGCGCCGCGATGCTGCTCGCCGCGACGATCCTCGGCGTCACCGACAGCCTGCTCGCGCCGCTCGTCATGCCCGCCGCGGTGCTCACGGGGGCGGCGTTCGCGGCGCCGATCGCCGCGTGGTCGGTGACGCAGGAGGGCGACGGCCTGTTCTCGGTGCTGTTCCGGCTCGTCATCACGCCGATGTTCCTGTTCTCCGGCACGTTCTTCCCCGTCGAGACGCTGCCCGTCGTGCTGCGCGGCATCGCGTACGTCACGCCGATGTGGCACGGCGCGGACCTCTGCCGCGACCTGGTGCTCGGCGGCGCGACGCCGCTGATGTCGCTGGTGCACGTGGCGTACCTCTCCGCCTGGACCCTCGTCGGTCTCGTCGCGGGCCGGCGCACGTACGCGAAGCGGCTCGTGCCGTGATCGCCACCGGGCAGGCCGCGCGGCTCGTCGAGCGCAACTACATGACCTACCGGCACCACTGGTGGATCGTCGTGACCGGCGCGGTGGAGCCGCTGTTCTTCCTGCTCGGCGCGCGGCTCGGCATCGGCTCGCTCGTCGGCGGCATCCCCGTCGGCGACGGGCTCGTGGTGTCGTACGCCACGTTCGTCGCCCCCGCCCTCCTCGCGACCAGCGCCGCGAACGGCGTCGTCTACGACACGACGTTCAACTTCTTCGACAAGCTCAAGTACCAGAAGACGTACGACGCCATGCTCGCGACGCCGATGTCGGTCTCCGCGATCTCGCTCGGCGAGCTGACGTGGGCGATGCTGCGCAGCGCGGTG from Frankiaceae bacterium includes:
- a CDS encoding ABC transporter permease, with translation MASTSYALRAYELWFLRFKRVWRGTGTYTLFGPLLYLGAMGAGVGSLVTRQDAASLGGVSYLAYIAPGMIAATAMQTAAGEASWPVMGAMRWMRVYHAQAATPLGVADVFHGHLLWMLSRVAMTSAAMLLAATILGVTDSLLAPLVMPAAVLTGAAFAAPIAAWSVTQEGDGLFSVLFRLVITPMFLFSGTFFPVETLPVVLRGIAYVTPMWHGADLCRDLVLGGATPLMSLVHVAYLSAWTLVGLVAGRRTYAKRLVP
- a CDS encoding ABC transporter ATP-binding protein, encoding MEAYVTARGLTKTFGEFTAVDGIDFSVARGEAFGFLGPNGAGKSSTMRMIGCVSPVSSGELRVLGMDPATQGSEIKARLGVAPQEDTLDTELTVRENLVLYARYFGISRATAKEKADRLLDFVQLTERADDKVEPLSGGMKRRLTIARSLVNDPEVLLLDEPTTGLDPQARHVVWDRLYRLKQQGVTLVLTTHYMDEAEQLCDRLVIMDRGKIVAEGSPWELIATHSSREVLEVRLADGDAPDLAAMLDGVAGRVEDLPDRVLVYTDNGERAAEVLHDRGVRPVATLVRRSTLEDVFLRLTGRTLVD